A section of the Microbacterium forte genome encodes:
- a CDS encoding sensor histidine kinase, which produces MPTTREPRGGIRLNDVVAHQIAVISLNAGVASSALDSRPERAREALTTVRSASRTVLSDIGGLMSLLRSDALDDPEDRRPQSGLAQLDTLIDGFRRGGLRVDLRRQDDGFVLSPASDHAAYLVLQEALTNAHKHGLGGTATVALRIESAALHLTIVNPTRNVAPASPAPGNGLRGIQERLAAVRGAAHFGSDRGVFSLEAWIPVEGVDTP; this is translated from the coding sequence ATGCCGACGACCCGTGAACCCCGTGGCGGGATTCGACTGAACGATGTCGTAGCCCACCAGATCGCGGTGATCAGCCTGAACGCCGGTGTCGCCTCGTCGGCGCTCGACAGCAGGCCGGAGCGCGCCAGGGAGGCTCTCACCACGGTGCGCAGTGCATCTCGCACTGTGCTCAGCGACATCGGCGGCCTCATGTCGCTGCTTCGCTCCGATGCTCTCGACGACCCCGAAGACCGCCGGCCGCAGAGCGGGCTGGCCCAGCTGGACACCCTGATCGACGGTTTTCGACGAGGTGGGCTCCGAGTCGATCTGCGGCGCCAGGACGACGGGTTCGTGCTGTCGCCCGCGAGTGACCACGCGGCGTATCTCGTGCTGCAGGAGGCACTCACGAACGCCCACAAGCACGGCCTCGGAGGCACAGCCACCGTGGCGCTGCGCATCGAGAGCGCGGCCCTGCACCTGACGATCGTGAACCCGACCAGAAACGTCGCACCTGCGTCGCCGGCCCCCGGCAACGGACTCCGTGGCATCCAGGAGCGGCTCGCAGCGGTGCGTGGAGCGGCACACTTCGGCAGCGATCGAGGTGTCTTCTCGCTGGAGGCGTGGATCCCGGTCGAGGGCGTCGATACGCCGTGA
- a CDS encoding response regulator transcription factor: MDPGRGRRYAVTVSVLVVDDQPLVRHAVRDILIDGGLVVAGEASNGHDAVRLAKTAAPDVVLMDIRMPELDGIAATALICAQNDSAVQNDSAAQPRVLILTTFEEDENVVAALRAGASGFIGKGAEPDEIVRAVRTVHDGEALLSSMATRALIERSIRRGGSDPAARWTTALALLTPREREVLVLVAEGLANDEIAAGLTISPHTAKTHVNRIMSKAGARDRAQLVILAYETGLVVAGD, encoded by the coding sequence GTGGATCCCGGTCGAGGGCGTCGATACGCCGTGACGGTCTCGGTGCTCGTGGTCGACGACCAGCCTCTCGTGCGACATGCCGTGCGGGACATCCTCATCGACGGTGGCCTCGTGGTCGCGGGGGAGGCATCGAACGGACACGACGCCGTGCGTCTGGCGAAGACGGCCGCACCGGACGTCGTGCTCATGGACATCAGGATGCCGGAGCTCGACGGAATCGCCGCCACCGCGCTCATCTGCGCTCAGAACGACTCAGCCGTCCAGAACGACTCGGCGGCTCAGCCGCGAGTGCTGATCCTGACGACGTTCGAAGAGGACGAGAACGTCGTCGCCGCACTTCGCGCGGGGGCGAGCGGCTTCATCGGCAAAGGCGCGGAACCCGACGAGATCGTCCGGGCTGTGCGCACCGTCCACGACGGGGAAGCCCTGCTGTCGTCGATGGCCACGCGTGCACTGATCGAGCGCTCCATCCGACGCGGCGGATCAGACCCCGCCGCACGATGGACCACCGCCCTCGCTCTCCTGACTCCGCGCGAGCGCGAAGTGCTCGTGCTCGTCGCCGAAGGCCTCGCCAATGACGAGATCGCCGCGGGGCTCACGATCTCGCCGCACACCGCGAAGACCCACGTGAACCGGATCATGTCGAAGGCGGGAGCACGCGACAGGGCGCAGCTCGTCATCCTCGCCTACGAGACCGGACTCGTCGTGGCCGGCGACTGA
- a CDS encoding YnfA family protein: MTVLRISILFVLAAVAEIGGAWLIWQALKENRGWVFAVLGVMALGAYGFIAALQPDANFGRVLASYGGVFIAGSLAWGIIVDGFKPTLWDWVGSAIALVGAAIIILAPTAADTSSETGL, encoded by the coding sequence ATGACCGTCCTGCGCATCAGCATCCTGTTCGTGCTCGCCGCCGTCGCCGAGATCGGGGGCGCCTGGCTGATCTGGCAGGCTCTGAAGGAGAACAGAGGCTGGGTGTTCGCGGTTCTCGGGGTCATGGCCCTCGGCGCATACGGGTTCATCGCGGCGCTCCAGCCCGACGCGAACTTCGGGCGTGTGCTGGCGTCGTACGGCGGCGTGTTCATCGCCGGATCCCTGGCGTGGGGGATCATCGTCGACGGCTTCAAGCCGACGCTCTGGGACTGGGTCGGATCCGCGATCGCGCTGGTCGGCGCGGCGATCATCATCCTCGCGCCGACGGCGGCGGACACCTCGTCGGAGACGGGACTGTAG
- the thrS gene encoding threonine--tRNA ligase, with the protein MECAVPENAQPKDGFALFSDRSVVAMRVNGTLKDLAATVTDADEVEPVTIDSPDGLNILRHSAAHVLAQAVQRINPQANLGIGPPITDGFYYDFGVETPFTPEDIKAITKEMQRIVREGQRFVRRVVTDDEARAELADEPFKLELIGLKGGKEAAEGASVEVGEGELTIYDNTTRDGEVVWKDLCRGPHLPNTRMIGNGWDLTRIAAAYWRGSEKNPQLQRIYGTAWPSKDELREYQHRLEEAAKRDHRRLGKELDLFSFPEEIGSGLSVWHPRGGIVRGEMEQHARRRHIEGGYTYVYTPHISKEDLFLTSNHLVTYKEGMYPPIVMDEERDDEGNITKQGQDYYLKPMNCPMHILIYKERARSYRDLPLRFAENGTVYRNELSGALHGLTRVRGFTQDDSHLFVTPDQLEGEVSKVLEFILSMLRDFGLTDFELELSMKDDEKSKWIGSDEFWESSTDALRRVAVASGLKLTEVPGEAAFYGPKIDLKTRDAIGRTWQLSTVQVDPNLPERFELEYMDKDGHKKRPIMIHRALFGSIERFFAILLEHYAGDFPVWLSPVQVVGIPVADEFADYLGEVVDTLRTQGVRAELDTSDDRMQKKIRTHTTGKVPLLLIAGEKDREAGTVSFRYRDGTQENGVPIADAVSRIRAAIDAHALVQTAGDLA; encoded by the coding sequence ATGGAGTGTGCAGTGCCTGAAAATGCTCAGCCGAAAGACGGCTTCGCCCTGTTCTCTGACCGTTCAGTCGTCGCGATGCGCGTCAACGGAACCCTCAAGGACCTCGCCGCGACAGTGACGGATGCCGACGAGGTCGAGCCGGTCACGATCGACAGCCCTGACGGACTCAACATCCTCCGACACTCGGCGGCGCATGTGCTCGCGCAGGCGGTGCAGCGGATCAACCCGCAGGCGAACCTCGGCATCGGTCCGCCCATCACCGACGGCTTCTACTACGACTTCGGCGTCGAGACGCCGTTCACGCCCGAGGACATCAAGGCGATCACGAAAGAGATGCAGCGCATCGTGCGTGAGGGCCAGCGTTTCGTGCGCCGGGTCGTCACCGACGACGAGGCACGAGCCGAGCTCGCCGACGAGCCCTTCAAACTGGAGCTCATCGGTCTCAAGGGCGGCAAGGAGGCGGCAGAGGGCGCGTCCGTCGAAGTCGGCGAGGGCGAACTCACGATCTACGACAACACGACCCGCGACGGCGAGGTCGTCTGGAAGGACCTCTGCCGCGGGCCGCACCTGCCCAACACCCGCATGATCGGGAACGGCTGGGACCTCACCCGCATCGCCGCCGCCTACTGGCGCGGCAGTGAGAAGAACCCGCAGCTGCAGCGCATCTACGGCACGGCGTGGCCGTCGAAGGACGAGCTGCGCGAGTACCAGCACCGTCTCGAGGAGGCCGCGAAGCGCGACCACCGTCGACTGGGCAAGGAGCTCGACCTGTTCTCGTTCCCCGAGGAGATCGGCTCGGGCCTCTCGGTCTGGCACCCTCGCGGTGGCATCGTCCGCGGCGAGATGGAGCAGCACGCGCGCAGGCGGCACATCGAGGGCGGCTACACGTACGTGTACACCCCGCACATCTCGAAGGAAGACCTCTTCCTCACCTCGAACCACCTCGTCACGTACAAGGAGGGCATGTACCCGCCGATCGTGATGGACGAGGAGCGCGACGACGAGGGAAACATCACCAAGCAGGGCCAGGACTACTACCTGAAGCCCATGAACTGCCCGATGCACATCCTCATCTACAAGGAGCGGGCACGCAGCTACCGCGACCTGCCGCTGCGCTTCGCCGAGAACGGCACCGTGTACCGCAACGAGCTGTCCGGTGCACTGCACGGCCTCACTCGCGTGCGCGGCTTCACCCAGGACGATTCGCACCTCTTCGTGACGCCGGACCAGCTCGAGGGCGAGGTCTCCAAGGTCCTCGAGTTCATCCTGTCGATGCTCCGCGACTTCGGCCTGACCGACTTCGAGCTCGAGCTGTCGATGAAGGACGACGAGAAGTCCAAGTGGATCGGCTCGGACGAGTTCTGGGAGTCGTCGACCGATGCTCTGCGTCGCGTCGCTGTGGCATCCGGTCTGAAGCTCACCGAGGTTCCGGGCGAGGCCGCCTTCTACGGCCCCAAGATCGACCTCAAGACGCGCGACGCGATCGGCCGCACCTGGCAGCTGTCGACCGTGCAGGTCGACCCCAACCTGCCCGAGCGCTTCGAGCTCGAGTACATGGACAAGGACGGCCACAAGAAGCGGCCGATCATGATCCACCGTGCGCTGTTCGGGTCGATCGAGCGGTTCTTCGCGATCCTTCTCGAGCACTACGCCGGTGACTTCCCGGTGTGGCTGTCGCCGGTGCAGGTCGTCGGCATCCCCGTCGCAGACGAGTTCGCCGACTACCTCGGCGAGGTCGTCGACACCCTCCGGACGCAGGGAGTGCGGGCTGAGCTCGACACCTCCGACGACCGGATGCAGAAGAAGATCCGCACGCACACGACCGGCAAGGTTCCGCTGCTGCTGATCGCGGGGGAGAAGGACCGCGAGGCGGGCACCGTCTCGTTCCGCTACCGCGACGGCACGCAGGAGAACGGCGTGCCGATCGCCGACGCCGTCTCTCGCATCCGTGCCGCGATCGACGCGCACGCTCTCGTGCAGACAGCAGGGGACCTGGCGTGA
- a CDS encoding HIT family protein translates to MTTPSEPWEDAGEFAGVPDEFQRLWTPHRMAYIQAGPEPLREECPFCKAPKFPDAERLIVARGETAYVLLNLFPYNSGHLLVCPYRHIATYDQATPEEVAEIGALTQMGMRVLREVSRCDGFNLGMNQGAVAGAGVDGHLHQHIVPRWTSDANFFPIIAKTKALPQLLGEVREAVADAWPKA, encoded by the coding sequence GTGACGACGCCCTCCGAGCCGTGGGAGGACGCCGGCGAATTCGCCGGCGTCCCCGACGAGTTCCAGCGGCTGTGGACCCCGCACCGGATGGCGTACATCCAGGCGGGCCCGGAGCCGCTGCGCGAGGAGTGCCCGTTCTGCAAGGCTCCGAAGTTCCCGGATGCCGAGCGGCTCATCGTGGCACGGGGCGAGACGGCCTACGTGCTGCTCAACCTGTTCCCCTACAACTCGGGGCACCTTCTGGTCTGCCCGTATCGCCACATCGCGACCTACGACCAGGCGACGCCCGAAGAGGTCGCCGAGATCGGTGCGCTGACCCAGATGGGCATGCGCGTACTCCGAGAGGTGTCACGCTGCGACGGCTTCAACCTCGGGATGAACCAGGGCGCCGTCGCGGGCGCCGGCGTCGACGGACACCTGCACCAGCACATCGTGCCGCGATGGACGTCGGACGCCAACTTCTTCCCGATCATCGCGAAGACCAAGGCGCTGCCACAGCTGCTCGGCGAGGTACGCGAGGCCGTGGCAGACGCCTGGCCGAAGGCCTAG
- the pdxY gene encoding pyridoxal kinase PdxY yields the protein MKILSIQSAVAYGHVGNSAAVFPLQRIGVEVLPVYTVNFSNHTGYGAWRGPLIDPNDVREVITGIEERGVFGEIDAVLSGYQGGEGIGDVIIDAVARVKAANPDAVYACDPVMGNAKSGCFVAPAIPILLREKVVPAADIITPNQFELGFLTDTEPDTLESTLTSVDLAMAMGPRTVLVTSVERPDREEGTIEMLVADPTGAWIVQTPRLPMKANGSGDVTAALFTAHYVATGDAKTALERTASSVFDLLAATLESGARELQLVEAQEFYANPRMQFTARQVR from the coding sequence ATGAAGATCCTCTCCATCCAGTCCGCCGTCGCGTACGGCCATGTCGGAAACTCCGCCGCAGTCTTCCCTCTGCAGCGCATCGGCGTCGAGGTGCTCCCGGTCTACACGGTGAACTTCTCGAACCACACCGGCTACGGCGCCTGGCGCGGCCCGTTGATCGATCCGAACGACGTGCGTGAGGTCATCACAGGCATCGAGGAACGCGGCGTCTTCGGCGAGATCGATGCGGTGCTCAGCGGGTATCAGGGCGGCGAGGGCATCGGAGACGTGATCATCGACGCCGTCGCGCGGGTCAAGGCCGCCAACCCCGACGCCGTGTACGCGTGCGACCCGGTCATGGGCAACGCGAAGTCCGGATGCTTCGTCGCACCGGCCATCCCGATCCTCCTGCGCGAGAAGGTCGTGCCGGCTGCCGACATCATCACGCCGAACCAGTTCGAGCTCGGCTTCCTCACTGACACCGAGCCCGACACGCTGGAGTCCACTCTGACGTCGGTCGACCTGGCGATGGCGATGGGACCGCGCACGGTGCTCGTCACGAGCGTCGAGCGCCCCGACCGCGAAGAGGGCACCATCGAGATGCTCGTCGCCGACCCGACCGGCGCCTGGATCGTGCAGACGCCACGCCTGCCGATGAAGGCCAACGGCTCGGGTGACGTGACCGCGGCCCTGTTCACGGCGCACTACGTCGCGACGGGCGACGCCAAGACGGCGCTCGAGCGCACGGCATCCAGCGTGTTCGACCTGCTCGCGGCGACCCTCGAGTCCGGTGCGCGCGAACTGCAGCTCGTCGAGGCGCAGGAGTTCTATGCGAACCCGCGCATGCAGTTCACCGCGCGTCAGGTGCGCTGA